The genomic region GCGGCCTATGCCGACAGTGGCTTGGTCCGCATTTCGGTGGTGAAGGGCGGATGGTTCATCGGCGCGAATGGCGGATGGGGCACGCTCATATTTCACGGACGGCGATATCGTTTGTCGACCGGCGGCGTCGACGCGGGCCTCGTGTTCGGTCTGTCAGAGACAACCTTTTACGGCCGGGTCAGCCACATCCGCAGGGCATCGGACATCGCCGGTGTCTATGGGGCCGCTGGGGCTGGCGCAGCGGTCGGTATCGGCGCGCGGGTGATCGAACTGACCAATGACAAGGGCGCCGTTTTACAGTTGCAAGGCCGACAAATCGGCTTGATCGCCAATCTCGACCTGAGCGGCCTCGTCATTTCGCTGCGATAGACGCGGGTCGGCTGTTGCAATGGTAAAGCCAGCTTGCGCTGGCTTGCCATATGATCATGAAAGATTTTCCTCGCAGCCATCGATCATTGGATCGGGTTTGGCAAATTCGGCGAGCGCTTGCGGCTGTGTGAGATCGACCTCCGGTCCCTTGACTTTGACGCCATAGGGTCGAAGCGCAGCGAAGGCGCGCGACAGATTTTCTGGCGTCATGCCGAGGCGTGAAGCGAGAGTTCTTTTCTCGAAAGCGATCTCGACACGGTTTCGGTTGCCTTGTTCCGCGTTCGTGCGCAAAAGCCAATTGGCGAGTCGCTCCGCGCCGGTGCGGAGCTTCAGGTTCTTCAGATCCCGCACCGCCGTTCGATAGGCGCGCGCCAGTTCGACACTGATGGCGCGCATGAATGCGGGATCCGCGGCCATGGTCGCGCGCACTTTTTCAGCAGGGATCATCAGGATGCGCGACGCTTCGAGCGTGCGGGCAGATTGCAGATAGACCTGATCGCTCAGCACGGCTGCGAGGATAAAGGTGTCGACCGGCCGCAAGAGATCGGTCGTCGTCTCGCGTCCCGCAGTTGTCGCGAACATCTCGACCTGCCCCTCCACCACAATGTGAAGGAAGTCGGCGCGATCGCGCTCTTCGATCAGCACGACGCCGGGCGGAAAGCGCTGTAAGAACCCCGCCTCTATCAGCGCCAAAAAAGTATCTTCCCGCATCAGCCGAAATAACGACAGATTGCGAATTGCGGCGATATCGTCTTGCTTCACGGCGCGGTCCCAGGGGATGGATCGAGGCGATGACATCACATCGATTGATAAATATCAATTAGTAAATATATATAAGTCAAATAGTCGGCAATATATTTCACTGATCCAGTGTAGCTGCATGGCGATACATGCGACTTCTTTGCATCGGATCAGATTAGTGATCCAAATCAAAGATGCTCTTGAGGTCGTGAGTCAGTTTGCCGGAAAGGCGCGCAGTCGTCGCGCCGGTTGAACGGCCAGAGGCTCATATGCTCACCGATCAGGACATACACCGTGGCGATCGGAACAGATCGCTTATTATGAGCACGGTTGCCTTCACCGTGTGCTTCGCGGCTTGGACGATCTTCTCCATCATCGGGATCCGCATCCGCCAGCAGCTCGGCCTCAGCGAGACGCAATTCGGCTTGCTCATCGGCACGCCGATCCTCACCGGCGCGCTGCTCCGCGTGCCTCTGGGGATCGCAACCGACCGTTACGGCGGACGCCTTGTCTTCGCCGCGACGATGCTAGCTGCAGCTGCCGCGACCTTCCTCTTGTCTTATGCCCATACTTATCCCGAGACGCTCGTCGCCGCGCTTGGCGTGGGCATCGCCGGCGGTTCCTTTGCCGTCGGTAGCTCATATGTGTCGCGTTGGTTTTCGGCGCCAGAGCGCGGCGCCGCGCTGGGCATTTTTGGCGCTGGCACGCTCGGTGCCGCCGTCACCAGTTTCCTCGCGCCCTTCGTGCTTGTCGCCTACGGATGGCAGATCGTGGCGCAGCTGTGGGCCGCGGCTCTCGTGGCGACGGCTGTCGTGTTCTGGTTTGCCGCCAAAGACGATACGGGTTTGGTCGCGCGCCGCCGCTCGGACGCCGCTCCGCAAAGCATCCAGCACGCGTTCGCGCCTTTGAAGAACGTTCAGCTCTGGCGGTTCGCGATCTATTACTTCTTTGTCTTCGGCGCCTTCGTGGCTCTGGCGCTTTGGCTGCCGCAATATCTCGTCAACGTCTATGGCCTCGACATCAGAGTGGCAGGCCTCATCGCCGCCTGTTTCGCGGTCCCGGCGAGCCTCTTTCGCGCCTATGGCGACCATCTGTCCGACGTCTACGGTGCGCGCAAAGTTCTCTATTGGACATTGCTGGTTGCGGTAGCGGCAACATTCATTCTGTCCTATCCGCCAACAGATTATCTCTTGCATGGAGTGCGCGGGGCGATCGCCTTCCATCTCGAAATGGGTGTCATCCCATTCACGATCGCCATCTTCGTGCTCGGCTTCTTCATGGCGCTCGGCACGGCCGCCGTCTATAAGCACATCCCCATCTATTATCCCGACAATGTCGGCGCGGTTGGCGGTCTTGTCGGCATGATCGGCGGACTTGGCGGTTTCGTGCTGCCGATTCTGTTTGGCCTTCTTGTCGATCTGACGGGGCTGTGGACGAGCTGCTTCATGGCGCTCTTCCTTCTTCTTGCAGGTGCTCTTGTCTGGATGCATCTGGCGATCCGCCAGATGGAGCGTGAAGCTGCACCGACGGAACTCGCCGAGCTTCCGCCCTTCCCCGAAATGCAGGGCATGCCGAAGCCGGAGACCGTTGCGCGTCCGAACGCCACGGTGCTTACCGACTGGCGTCCGGAAGATCCCGGCTTCTGGGCGACGCAAGGGCGCCGTATCGCACGGCGCAATCTTTGGATCTCGATTCCCGCCCTGCTCCTCTCCTTTGCGATCTGGCAAGTCTGGTCGGTGGTCGTCGCCAAACTGCCGCTGGTCGGCTTTCGCTTCACCACCGATCAGCTCTTCTGGCTCGCGGCCCTACCCGGCATCTCGGGCGCGACGCTGCGCATCTTCTATTCCTTCATGGTGCCAATCTTCGGCGGAAGGCTGTGGACGACGCTCACGACCTGGTCGCTCATCATTCCTGCACTCGGCATCGGCTATGCCGTGCAAGATCCGCACACGCCCTACATCGCGCTGCTCATATTGGCTCTGCTCTGCGGTTTCGGTGGAGGCAATTTCGCCTCTTCGATGGCGAATATCTCGTTCTTCTTCCCGAAGGCGGAGAAAGGCAACGCGCTCGCCTTGAATGCCGGGCTCGGCAATCTGGGTGTGAGCGTCGTTCAATTCGCCGTGCCGCTCGCAATCACCGCCGGAATATTCGGCTGGCTGGGCGGCAATCCAGCCATGGTGAAGGGCGCGACGGGTGAAGCGCCACTCTGGCTGCAAAATGCCGGCTTTTTCTTCGTGCCATTCATCGTGATCTCGGCTTTCGCCTCCTGGTTCGGCATGAACGACATCGCGTCGGCCAGAGCCTCATTCGTGGAACAGGCGACGATCTTCCAACGCAAACACACTTGGATCATGTGCTGGCTCTACACCGGCACCTTCGGTTCCTTCATTGGCTATTCCGCGGGATTTCCCCTGCTCGCCAAAATTTTGTTCCCGCATATCAACGCGCTTGAATTCGCCTTCCTGGGACCGCTCGTGGGTGCGCTTTCGCGCTCCGGCACCGGCTGGCTTGCCGACAAATATGGCGGTGCTCGCGTCACCTTTTGGGTCTTCATCTTGATGATTGCGGGCGTTTTCGGCGTGCTCTGGTTCATCGGTATGAAGGATCAGCCCGGAGCCTTCTGGGGCTTCTTCGCCGCCTTTCTCCTGCTGTTCTTTGCAACCGGCGTCGGCAATGCGTCTACCTTCCAAATGATCCCGGCGATCATGGCGGCGGAGATGGAGCGTCTGATGCCGTCGGCGGATGCGGAAGCGCGCCGGCGGAACACGGAAAAAGAGTCCGCGGCGATCACCGGCTTCACTTCGGCGATCGCGGCGTTCGGCGCCTTCTTCATCCCGAAAGCCTATGGCTCATCGATCGCGCTCACCGGCGGTCCGCAGGCTGCACTCTGGTCCTTTTTGATCTTCTACGTGAGCTGCCTCGCCATCACCTGGGCCGTCTATGCCCGCAAAGGCGGCATGCTGCATGACATCGAGCGCGCCAAGCGGCGTGCAGCCACTTCCCCGGCCACGGCCGCGTAATCAGGGACGCCTTTCATGTCGTATTTTCTCGACCGATTGATGTTCTTTCGTAAGACCGTCGATGATTTTTCCGATGGCCACGGCATCGTGACCAATGAAGATCGCTCCTGGGAAGATGGCTATCGCAAGCGCTGGCAGCACGACAAGATCGTGCGCTCCACCCATGGCGTGAATTGCACAGGCTCCTGCTCGTGGAAGATCTATGTCAAGGGCGGGATCGTTACATGGGAGACGCAGCAGACCGATTATCCACGCACGCGCCCCGATCTGCCGAACCACGAGCCGCGCGGCTGCGCCCGCGGCGCATCTTATAGTTGGTATCTCTATTCCGGCGCGCGGCTGAAATATCCATTGATCCGCGGGCGTCTCCTCAAGCTGTGGCGGCAGGCGCGCGCGACCTTGGCTCCGGTCGCCGCCTGGGCCTCGATCGTCGAGAATGCCGAGAGGCGCCAGTCCTATGTCTCGATCCGTGGTCACGGCGGATTCGTGCGCGCCACATGGGAGGAGATGAACGAACTCATCGCCGCTGCCAACGCCTATACGATCAAAGCGCATGGTCCGGACCGGATCGTCGGCTTCTCGCCGATCCCGGCCATGTCCATGGTCTCCTATGCATCGGGTTCGCGCTATCTCTCGTTGCTCGGCGGTGTGTCCCTCTCTTTCTACGACTGGTATTGCGATCTGCCGCCGGCCTCGCCACAGACATGGGGCGAGCAGACGGACGTTCCGGAGAGTGCTGATTGGTACAATGCCGGCTTCATTATCGTGTGGGGCTCGAATGTGCCGCAAACCCGCACGCCGGACGCGCATTTCTACACCGAGGTTCGCTACAAGGGCACGAAGAGCGCCGTCGTCAGCCCGGATTATGCCGAGGCGACCAAATTTGCCGACATCTGGCTCAACCCGAAGCAAGGCACCGACGCGGCCCTCGCTCTCGCCATGGGCCATGTCATTCTGCGTGAATATCATCTCGACCGGCAGGTCGCCTATTTCGACGATTATCTGCGCCGCTACACGGACATGCCGTTTCTCGTGCGCATGGTCGCGCGCGACGGAAAGCTAGTGGCGGAGCGGTTGCTGCGCGCCTCCGATCTCGAAGGTGGCTTGGGCGAGACCAATAATCCGGAGTGGAAGACGGTCGCCATCGATGAGAGCACAAACGCGCCCGCCGCGCCCTTGGGGTCGATCGGCTATCGCTGGGGCGAGGCCGGCAAGTGGAACCTCGAAGAGAAGGATGGGCAAGGCCGCAACATCCGCTTGAAACTGACGCTGGCAGGCGCGGATGCGGAAATTGCCGCTGTCGATTTTCCATATTTCGGCGGTCGCGCCACCGAACATTTCGTGGCAACGGAACATGGCGAGATCCTGACCCGCCATATTCCCGTCCGCACGCTCATGACCGCAGCTGGCGAGCCCGTGAAGGTCGCCACCGTCTACGATCTGATGATGGCCAATTACGGCCTCGACCGTGGCTTCGGCGGCGACAATGTCGCCACGAGCTATGACGAGGACGTACCTTTCACGCCAGCCTGGGCGGAACGCATCACTGGCGTCAAGCGCGATGCGATTGTCACTGTCGCTCGCGAGTTCGCGGCCAATGCCGAAAAGACCAATGGCCGCTCGATGGTGATCCTCGGCGCCGGAGTCAATCATTGGTATCACATGGATATGACTTATCGGGGGATTATCAATCTCCTGGTGTTCTGTGGCGCGATCGGCCAGTCGGGCGGCGGCTGGTCGCATTATGTCGGGCAGGAGAAGCTCAGGCCGCAGACCGGCTGGCTGCCGCTCGCCTTCGGGCTGGACTGGGCACGCCCGCCACGGCAGACGAACGGGACGTCGTTCTTCTACGCGCATAGCGACCAGTGGCGCTATGAGACCTTGACGGCGGCCGAGATCCTCTCGCCGACGGCGCCGGAGGGCGATTGGAACCAGAGCTTCATCGATTACAATGTCCGCGCCGAACGCATGGGCTGGCTCCCGTCCGCGCCGCAACTCAAACAAAATTCTCTGACGATTGCGAAAAAGGCCAAAGCTGCCGGTCTCGAAGCGAAAGACTACGTGGCGCAGGCCCTCAAATCGGGAGAACTGGAGCTTGCCTGTCATGATCCCGATGATCCAGCGAACTGGCCGCGCAACATGTTCGTCTGGCGTTCGAACATTCTCGGCTCCTCCGGCAAGGGCCATGAATATTTTTTGAAACATTTGCTTGGCACCAAGCATGGCGTCATGGGCAAGGATCTCGGCGTCGAAGGCGCCGTGCGCAATCGCGAAGTCGCCTGGCACGAGAAGGCGCCGGAAGGTAAGCTTGATCTCCTAGTGACGCTCGACTTCCGCATGTCGACGACCTGCATCTATTCCGACATCGTTCTGCCGACCGCCACCTGGTACGAGAAGAACGACCTCAACACGTCCGACATGCATCCCTTCATCCATCCGTTGTCGGCGGCGGTCGATCCGGCTTGGGAGTCGCGCTCCGATTGGGACATATATAAGGGCCTCGCCAAGTCCTTCTCCGAGATCGCACCGGAAGTGCTGGGCGTCGAGGAAGACGTGGTCTTGACGCCCATTCAGCATGATAGCCCGGCAGAGATCGCTCAGGCGCTCGACGTAAAAGATTGGCGGCGCGGCGAGACAGAGCCTATCCCCGGCAAGACCATGCCTGCGGTCGCCGTCGTCACGCGCGACTATCCCAATCTCTATGCGCAATTCACGGCGCTCGGCCCGCTGATGAGCGTGATCGGCAATGGCGGCAAAGGTATCGGCTGGAAGACGGAGCACGAGGTCGAAGCGCTGGGCGCGCTCAACGGCGTGCGTGCCGATGGCATAGCCAAAGGGCTCCCGAAGATCGAAACCGACATCGATGCGACGGAAGTGATCCTCATGCTCGCGCCGGAGACCAATGGCGAAGTCGCGGTGAAGGCATGGGAAGCCTTGTCGAAAATCACCGGCCGCGAGCACGCGCATCTCGCTCTGCCGAAAGAGGATGAAAAGATCCGCTTTCGTGACATTCAGGCGCAGCCGCGCAAGATCATCTCGTCGCCGACCTGGTCCGGCATCGAGAGCGAGAAGGTCTGCTACAATGCCGGCTGGACCAATGTCCATGAGCTGATCCCCTGGCGTACGCTCACCGGCCGCCAACAGCTCTATCAGGACCATCTGTGGATGCGGGCTTTCGGCGAAGGTCTCGTCACCTGGAAGCCGCCGGTCGATCTCAAGACGGTTCCAGCGATCAAGGACATGCGTCCCAACGGACATAAGGAGATCGTCCTCAATTTCATCACGCCGCATCAGAAATGGGGCATCCACTCCACCTATACCGACAATCTTTTGATGCTGACCCTCAATCGCGGTGGCCCGGTGGTGTGGATCTCGGAGACCGATGCGAAAGTCGCCGGGCTCGTCGACAATGATTGGGTGGAGGTGTTCAACATCAATGGCGCCTTGACGGCTCGTGCGGTCGTCTCGCAGCGCATCAAGCCTGGCATGATGCTGATGTATCACGCCCAGGAGAAGATCGTGAACACGCCGGGCTCCGAACTCACCGGCAATCGCGGCGGCATCCATAACTCGGTGACGCGAACGGTCTTGAAGCCGACCCATATGATCGGCGGCTATGCCCAGCAATCCTATGGCTTCAACTATTATGGGACCGTCGGCTCGAACCGCGACGAATTCATCATTGTCCGCAAAATGGCAAAGGTCGATTGGCTCGAAGAAGAGTTGACGGAAGAAACCTCGAAGGAGGCCGCAGAATGAAGATCCGTGCCCAGATAGCCATGGTGCTGAATCTCGACAAATGCATCGGCTGCCACACCTGCTCCGTCACCTGCAAGAATGTCTGGACCAATCGCGAAGGAGTCGAATACGCCTGGTTCAACAATGTGGAGACGAAGCCTGGTGTCGGCTATCCGCGGGAATGGGAAAACCAGCGCAAATGGAACGGCGGCTGGCAGCGCAAGTCGAGTGGCCGCATCGAGCCGAAGATCGGCGCGAAGTGGCGTATCCTCGCAAATATTTTCGCGAATCCGGATCTTCCCGAAATCGACGATTATTACGAGCCATTCACCTTCGATTACCAACATTTGCAGACCGCGAAGGAATCCAAGGCGTTTCCGACGGCGCGCCCGCGTTCGGTCATCAGCGGCGAACGCATCGAGAAAATCGAGTGGGGCCCCAATTGGGAAGAAATTCTCGGCGGCGAATTCGAGAAGCGCTCAAAGGATGTGAACTTCGAGGGCATCGAGAAGGCAATCTACGGCCAGTTTGAAAATACCTTCATGATGTATCTGCCGCGACTTTGCGAGCATTGCCTCAATCCCGCCTGCGTCGCCGTCTGTCCTTCGGGCGCGATTTATAAGCGCGAGGAAGACGGCATTGTCCTCATCGATCAGGACAAGTGCCGCGGTTGGCGCATGTGCGTCTCAGGCTGTCCCTACAAGAAGGTCTATTACAACTGGTCGTCTGGAAAATCCGAGAAATGCATCTTCTGCTATCCGCGTATCGAGGCGGGTCAGCCGACCGTATGTTCGGAAACATGCGTCGGCCGCATCCGCTATCTCGGCGTCGTCCTCTATGATGCCGACGGCATCGAAGCCGCGGCGCGTGCGCCGAACGACAAGGATCTCTATCAGGCACAGATCGATCTCTTTCTCGACCCGAAAAATCCGGCGGTGATCGCGCAAGCGCGCGCTGACGGTGTCCCGGAAGCTTGGCTCGACGCCGCGAAACATTCACCGATCTGGAAGATGGCGATGGAATGGAAGATCGCCTTTCCGCTGCATCCCGAATACCGCACCTTGCCCATGGTCTGGTATGTGCCGCCGCTGTCGCCGATTCAATCGGCTGCGGCTGCCGGCAAGATTGGCGTCGACGGCGAGATGCCGGATGTGCGCTCACTTCGCATTCCCCTCAAATATCTCGCTAATCTGCTTACCGCCGGCAATGAGGAACCTGTGGCCATGGCACTCGAGCGCATGCTCGCCATGCGCGCCTATATGCGGGCCAAGACGGTGGATGGGCGGATCGACGAACGCATCGCGGCCAAAGTCGGGCTCACCGGCGCCGCCATCGACGAGATGTATCAGGTGATGGCGATCGCCAATTACGAGGATCGGTTCGTCATTCCCACCGCGCATCGCGAATGGAGCGAAGACACCTACGATCTGCGCGGCTCCTGCGGATTCTCCTTCGGGAATGGCTGCTCGGGAGGATTTTCCGAGGCCAATCTCTTCGCGACCAAGCACACTAAGAAGGCGACCAACCCGATGGAGATCGTGTGATGGCGAGCGTGTGTGTCTCTTTGACCTTCAAGGCTCTCTCGGCACTGCTGATCTATCCGACGGAAGAACTCGTCGCCGCCGTTCCGGAGATCGCGGCGGCGATCGCATCGGACCGCGTGATCGGTACGCCGGCGCGCCGAGCCCTCGACACGCTGCTCGTCGAGCTTGGGACGCACGATCTCTATGAGCTGCAGGAGCGCTATGTCGAATTGTTCGACAAGACGCGGAAATTGTCGCTGCATCTCTTCGAACATGTGCATGGCGAAAGCCGCGATCGCGGCCAGGCCATGGTCGATCTCGCCATGCTCTACGAAAAAGGCGGCTTGCTGCCGACGCATAATGAGCTGCCGGACTATCTGCCGCTTTTTCTCGAATATCTGGCGATGCGGCCGCTCGACGAGGCGCGAGCCTTACTCGCGGACACGAGCCATATCCTCACCGCTCTCGAGGAACGACTCTGCAAGCGGGATGCTCCTTATGCGGCGATCTTCACGACCTTGTTGTCGATCGCCGGCGTGCGCCGCGTCGTTGCGGAGACGGTGGCGCCGGAAAAGGAGGTCGACGATTTTGCCGCGCTCGATGCCGCCTGGGAGGAGACCGCCGTAGCCTTCGGGCCTGGCGACAGCATGGATGGCTGTTCGGTCGAGCGCCTGCACACGCAACTGCGTGCGGCGAAGCGGTCAGCGCGCACGGCAAATACTTGACGGAGACGAACCATGTCCACAGCCATAAACTCCGCGCTCTTCGGCTGGTATCCTTATTTTTGCCTGACGGTCTTCTTGCTCGGTAGTTTGCTGCGTTTCGACCGGGAGCAATACACATGGAAGAGCGGTTCTTCGCAACTTCTTCGGCGACGGCAACTGCGCTGGGGATCGAACCTCTTCCATATCGGCATATTGGTGATCCTCGCCGGCCACACGGTCGGTCTGCTGACGCCGATTGCCGTATTCGATGCTCTCGGCATCAGCCATAGCTTCAAACAGGGGCTCGCGATCACCGTCGGCGGCATAGCCGGCGTCGCCTGTTTTATCGGCATTACGCTGCTCGCCCATCGCCGGCTCTTCGATGCGCGTATCCGCGCGACTTCGAGCTTCAGCGATATTGCCATCCTCATGATGCTCTGGGCGCAGCTCAGCCTCGGCCTTTCCACGATCCTCGTCTCACTGCATCACATGGATGGCCATGAGATGGTGAAATTCATGAACTGGACACAGGGTATTTTGACTTTGCAGCCGGCCGCGGCAGCCTATGTTGCCGATGTCAGTCCGGTCTTCAAAGCTCATTTGTTTTTAGGCATGACGATCTTCCTGGTCTTTCCCTTCACCCGGCTGGTCCATATTTGGAGCGCGCCGATCTGGTACCTCGGACGTCCGGGCTATCAAGTGGTGCGCACCCGCTTCGCCGCACGCTCAACGGCGCAAACGACTTCTTCGCTTCCTGCATCGACGGTCGCTGCGCAGCCCATCGCCGCGCGCCCAACCCGCCAAGCCGCGGAGTAAAATCATGACCCTGGTCGATAATACATTCGCCGATCCGTCGCTCGTGGCCCAGGCGACGCAGGAACGCGCTTCGCCGGAAGCGCGTGCGCCTGAGCGCGGCGCTATGCCTCCAGTCAGCGTGAATGGCGTGACGATCTCTCGCCGTGCGATCGCGGCCGAAGTACAAAACTTCCCCGCCCGAAGTCCGGCGGCAAGCTGGCACGCCGCGACCCGCGGTCTCGTCATTCGTGAATTGTTGCTCCAGGAAGCGCGGCGGCTCGCGATCCCGATTGCCCAGAGACGAGACGAAGATGGCCGCAAGGAGACCGTGGAGGATGCGCTCTTGCGGGCTCTCATCCAACATGAAATACCGATCCCGGAAGCCGACGAGGCGACGTTGCGGCGCTTCTACGACAACAATCCCCGGCGCTTCGAGACTCCGCCACTCTACGAAGTGGGACATATCCTGGTCGCCGCGCGTCGCGATGATGCGGTAGCCTTCGCTGCTGCGCGGGAGAAAGCCATGTCGCTTGCAGCGGATGTCGCGCGCGCATCCGAAAGATTCGCGGCGCTCGCCCGTGCCTTTTCCGATTGTCCGTCAGCTGCGCTCGGCGGCAGCCTCGGCCAGATCGGTCCTGGCGATACGACGCCGGAGTTCGAGGATGCTCTTATGGAACTCGCACCGGGCGAAATTTCAGCGCCCGTGGAGACACGCTACGGGGTTCATCTGATTCACCTCGAACGGAAGATCGAGGGTCGGCAATTGCCCTTCGAGGCCGTCAAGGAGCGCATCGCCGCCTATCTCGACGCGCATGTCCGTCGGCAGGCGACGGCACAATATATTTCGCTGCTCATCGGACAGGCGGATATTTGCGGGATCGCTCTCGATGGCGCGGATTCGCCGCTGACTCAATGAGGACGACGCGATGCTCGGAAGACTGATCGAATCCCTCGACGACCCCCAGGTGGCCCTGAGCCTCATTGCAGCGCTCGACGATTCGGCGCTTTCGGAGCGTCTCGCGGTCGCTGCGGGGGCCGCGAGACGGCCGCAGTCGGATATCGTCGCGGCGGCTGTGCGCCGCTTCATTGATTCCGCGTCCGACGACCATTGGCTGCAACTCATTGGCATCATGAACCGCGCCGAAGATCCTGGCCTCGCGGCGATGCGCGCCATTCTCGCCAAGACGCTGCCTGAACTCGTCCCTTGAGCTTCAGCCGCCATCTTCAATCTATCCCAGAAGGAACTTACGATGGATGATGTGATGATTGCCCGCGCGTTGCATGTTCTTGGCGTCATTCACTGGATCGGTGGTGTGGCCTTCGTCACGCTCATCGTGCTGCCGCTCGCCGCGTCGCGCGCCACTGCGCAAGAAGCTCTCGCGCTGTTCGAATCGGTCGAGCGACGGTTTTCGGCGCAGGTCCGCATCTCCATTCCGCTGGTCGGCGCAACCGGGCTCTGGATGGCATACAGACTGGATCTGTGGGCCCGCTTTGTCGATCCGCATTTCTGGTGGATGGGAGCCATGCTCGGCCTATGGCTCGTGTTCGTGCTCATCGTTTTCGTACTGGAGCCAGTGTTGCACGCGCGCTTCGAGCAGACAGCGCGGCGCGATCCAGCTTCTGCCCTTCATAAGATGATCGTCATGCATACAATCCTGCTCGCGCTCGCGACGGTGACGGCGTTTGGCGCCGTCGCCGGGGCGCATGGGCTCGCCTTTTTCTAATGTCTGATACGAAACTTCGCCGCTGGAGCTGAATCGCTTTGAAGCCACAGGCAATCATGGTTCGCTGTGATGGCCAGCCAAGACATCCCGCCGCACACGTTTGAGCTTGTTGCATAGAAGGATATTCCGCAATGATAAGCCAACCAGATGACGACGATCCCGTCGCAGACGTTACCTCGCCCGCTTGCTCTATGCATGATGCTGACGATGCCTATATGGGCTATGTCGGCAAGGATGAGCTAATCGCCTTTCTGAATGAGCTGCTTGAAGCGGAGTCCGCCGGTGCGCGGGTTACACTCATGAGCGCGCGCGATGCCGGCGCCGGGCCAATCGCGGAGCTGATGTTGACCATTCACCGGGATGAAACGCATTGGTGCGCCATGCTCATCCGCCAAATAAAAATGCGTGGCGAGACGCCTTCGACGAAAATCGGCGCCTTCTATGAAAAAGTGATGGCAATCGCCGATCTCGGCGAGCGCATTTCTTTCCTCAATCGCGGCCAAGGTTGGGTGGTTCGAAAATTACGTGACATGCTACCGCGCGTGCGTGACGAAGCGTTGCGTAGCGATCTCACGGAGATGTTGCGATCGCACGAAACGAATATTGCTCTCGCCAATGGCGTCGGTGAAGCGGGCTGAGTTCCAGCTCGCGCAAGGCCAAGTCGACGATCTCAGTCCGGGGGGGTCTGAAATATGGCTCCAGATGCGATCTGGTCTGGATCGCCGGGAACATCGAAGCCAGTGTTTTCGTTGACGCTCCAAAGCGGAGGAAATTTTACAAAGGAGCCAGGTCCAATGACGGAGCCCAAAAGCAAATGGTCCGGCGAGGTCACCAAACACAGCAACGCGCTTGATCTGAAGCCGGACATTTTCAAGGCCGATGACCCAAAGACGATCGCGCGGTCGCTGAAACATTCCGCCGAGATCAGCAAGCGGCGAAAGGCCGATCCCTATCGCTCGGCGATGTCGATGCTGACCTTCTACATCAATCGAGCCGGAAAGAATCTCTCAAAGCTGCGGCGGCGCAAGCTCGAGGCGGCAAAGAACGAGTTGAGAACCGCGTTCGGGCGCGATCAAAAGTGAACGCTCCGAGATCAAACGCATTCCGGCCTAATGCGATCTTATTACTTTCAATCCGCGATTCGTCTTGAAGCGCTGAATCGCATAGCCGCGGCCATAGACCATTCTGATCAGGACATCCACGCGCGCACGCG from Methylovirgula sp. HY1 harbors:
- a CDS encoding nitrate reductase subunit alpha, which gives rise to MSYFLDRLMFFRKTVDDFSDGHGIVTNEDRSWEDGYRKRWQHDKIVRSTHGVNCTGSCSWKIYVKGGIVTWETQQTDYPRTRPDLPNHEPRGCARGASYSWYLYSGARLKYPLIRGRLLKLWRQARATLAPVAAWASIVENAERRQSYVSIRGHGGFVRATWEEMNELIAAANAYTIKAHGPDRIVGFSPIPAMSMVSYASGSRYLSLLGGVSLSFYDWYCDLPPASPQTWGEQTDVPESADWYNAGFIIVWGSNVPQTRTPDAHFYTEVRYKGTKSAVVSPDYAEATKFADIWLNPKQGTDAALALAMGHVILREYHLDRQVAYFDDYLRRYTDMPFLVRMVARDGKLVAERLLRASDLEGGLGETNNPEWKTVAIDESTNAPAAPLGSIGYRWGEAGKWNLEEKDGQGRNIRLKLTLAGADAEIAAVDFPYFGGRATEHFVATEHGEILTRHIPVRTLMTAAGEPVKVATVYDLMMANYGLDRGFGGDNVATSYDEDVPFTPAWAERITGVKRDAIVTVAREFAANAEKTNGRSMVILGAGVNHWYHMDMTYRGIINLLVFCGAIGQSGGGWSHYVGQEKLRPQTGWLPLAFGLDWARPPRQTNGTSFFYAHSDQWRYETLTAAEILSPTAPEGDWNQSFIDYNVRAERMGWLPSAPQLKQNSLTIAKKAKAAGLEAKDYVAQALKSGELELACHDPDDPANWPRNMFVWRSNILGSSGKGHEYFLKHLLGTKHGVMGKDLGVEGAVRNREVAWHEKAPEGKLDLLVTLDFRMSTTCIYSDIVLPTATWYEKNDLNTSDMHPFIHPLSAAVDPAWESRSDWDIYKGLAKSFSEIAPEVLGVEEDVVLTPIQHDSPAEIAQALDVKDWRRGETEPIPGKTMPAVAVVTRDYPNLYAQFTALGPLMSVIGNGGKGIGWKTEHEVEALGALNGVRADGIAKGLPKIETDIDATEVILMLAPETNGEVAVKAWEALSKITGREHAHLALPKEDEKIRFRDIQAQPRKIISSPTWSGIESEKVCYNAGWTNVHELIPWRTLTGRQQLYQDHLWMRAFGEGLVTWKPPVDLKTVPAIKDMRPNGHKEIVLNFITPHQKWGIHSTYTDNLLMLTLNRGGPVVWISETDAKVAGLVDNDWVEVFNINGALTARAVVSQRIKPGMMLMYHAQEKIVNTPGSELTGNRGGIHNSVTRTVLKPTHMIGGYAQQSYGFNYYGTVGSNRDEFIIVRKMAKVDWLEEELTEETSKEAAE
- the narH gene encoding nitrate reductase subunit beta; the encoded protein is MKIRAQIAMVLNLDKCIGCHTCSVTCKNVWTNREGVEYAWFNNVETKPGVGYPREWENQRKWNGGWQRKSSGRIEPKIGAKWRILANIFANPDLPEIDDYYEPFTFDYQHLQTAKESKAFPTARPRSVISGERIEKIEWGPNWEEILGGEFEKRSKDVNFEGIEKAIYGQFENTFMMYLPRLCEHCLNPACVAVCPSGAIYKREEDGIVLIDQDKCRGWRMCVSGCPYKKVYYNWSSGKSEKCIFCYPRIEAGQPTVCSETCVGRIRYLGVVLYDADGIEAAARAPNDKDLYQAQIDLFLDPKNPAVIAQARADGVPEAWLDAAKHSPIWKMAMEWKIAFPLHPEYRTLPMVWYVPPLSPIQSAAAAGKIGVDGEMPDVRSLRIPLKYLANLLTAGNEEPVAMALERMLAMRAYMRAKTVDGRIDERIAAKVGLTGAAIDEMYQVMAIANYEDRFVIPTAHREWSEDTYDLRGSCGFSFGNGCSGGFSEANLFATKHTKKATNPMEIV
- the narJ gene encoding nitrate reductase molybdenum cofactor assembly chaperone, translating into MASVCVSLTFKALSALLIYPTEELVAAVPEIAAAIASDRVIGTPARRALDTLLVELGTHDLYELQERYVELFDKTRKLSLHLFEHVHGESRDRGQAMVDLAMLYEKGGLLPTHNELPDYLPLFLEYLAMRPLDEARALLADTSHILTALEERLCKRDAPYAAIFTTLLSIAGVRRVVAETVAPEKEVDDFAALDAAWEETAVAFGPGDSMDGCSVERLHTQLRAAKRSARTANT